In the Leptospira limi genome, one interval contains:
- a CDS encoding zinc-dependent alcohol dehydrogenase family protein, which translates to MKQAEIKQFGLENLKIIEVTEPKIVGPTDVLVRLYAASLNYRDSLVVEGKYNPKFPLPLVPCSDGAGEVIQIGSQVTEWNVGDKVLLTFAPKWISKEATHAEIRHTIGGPLPGTLRELAVVPETGLVRMPNHLSYEEAATLPCAALTAWSGLFQYGQLKPGEFVVVQGTGGVSIFALQFAKMAGAKVILTSSSEDKLQRGKDLGADFLINYKETKDWGKEVRRITGKVGADHIIEVGGAGTLEQSIAACRPFGVIHLIGILAGRSGELNLLPAVMNNLKIQGLVVGGRKAFMEMNQAIEQSGLKPVVDKVFPLEHSVEAIQYLRSGSHFGKIVISIP; encoded by the coding sequence ATGAAACAAGCTGAGATCAAACAATTTGGACTAGAAAATTTAAAAATTATTGAGGTCACTGAACCTAAAATAGTTGGTCCGACAGATGTTTTAGTACGATTGTATGCAGCTTCTTTAAATTACAGAGATTCACTTGTTGTCGAAGGAAAATACAATCCTAAATTTCCGTTACCACTTGTTCCATGCAGTGATGGTGCAGGAGAAGTGATACAAATTGGTTCACAAGTCACAGAATGGAATGTGGGAGACAAAGTCCTACTTACCTTTGCTCCTAAATGGATCTCTAAAGAAGCAACTCATGCAGAAATTCGACACACGATTGGCGGACCTTTGCCCGGTACATTACGTGAATTGGCTGTTGTACCAGAAACAGGTCTTGTTAGAATGCCGAATCATCTCAGTTATGAAGAAGCGGCCACCTTACCTTGCGCTGCTCTCACTGCATGGTCAGGGCTTTTCCAGTATGGCCAACTCAAACCGGGTGAATTTGTCGTCGTACAAGGAACAGGTGGAGTATCCATCTTTGCTCTACAGTTTGCAAAAATGGCAGGTGCAAAAGTCATCCTCACTTCCTCGAGTGAAGATAAATTACAAAGAGGAAAAGATTTAGGAGCAGATTTTCTAATCAATTATAAAGAAACCAAAGATTGGGGAAAAGAAGTGAGGCGTATTACAGGTAAAGTAGGAGCTGATCACATCATTGAAGTAGGGGGAGCTGGGACACTCGAACAATCCATTGCCGCCTGTCGTCCGTTTGGTGTCATACATTTGATCGGAATTTTGGCTGGTCGATCGGGAGAGTTAAACTTACTCCCTGCAGTGATGAACAACTTAAAGATCCAAGGCCTAGTCGTGGGTGGAAGAAAAGCGTTTATGGAAATGAACCAAGCGATCGAACAATCCGGACTAAAGCCAGTTGTAGACAAAGTGTTTCCATTAGAACATTCTGTGGAAGCGATTCAATACTTACGATCTGGTTCTCATTTTGGGAAGATTGTGATTTCAATTCCTTAA
- a CDS encoding VOC family protein, which produces MFPRINLITLGVSDLNRAVHFYETGLGWKKSKESNENVAFFQIGALVLGLFGEKDLANDIGIPFQNRQGYSGLTLAQNVESEAEVDRIIDVVRKLGATILKEPQKVFWGGYSAYFKDLDGHIFEVAYNPFFPLNEKGEIELKQ; this is translated from the coding sequence ATGTTCCCAAGAATCAATCTCATCACCCTTGGAGTTTCTGACTTAAACAGAGCAGTTCATTTTTATGAAACGGGCTTAGGATGGAAAAAATCTAAAGAGAGCAATGAAAATGTAGCATTTTTTCAAATTGGAGCTTTGGTCTTAGGTTTGTTTGGGGAAAAGGATTTGGCTAATGACATTGGAATCCCTTTTCAAAATAGACAAGGGTATTCAGGTCTAACATTAGCTCAAAATGTAGAAAGTGAAGCTGAAGTAGATCGAATCATAGACGTAGTGCGTAAGTTAGGTGCAACGATCCTAAAAGAACCTCAAAAAGTGTTTTGGGGTGGGTATAGTGCTTATTTCAAAGATTTGGATGGTCATATATTTGAAGTTGCTTACAATCCGTTTTTCCCTCTCAATGAAAAGGGAGAAATTGAATTAAAGCAATAA
- the ccrA gene encoding crotonyl-CoA carboxylase/reductase, whose amino-acid sequence MSNVEIVPVGELPPIGVVPKKMHAQVIRPERYGEPKTSFQSEVIDVPEIGPNEVLVATMAAGVNYNNVWAALGYPVDVIAARNKKGEPEKFHIGGSDASGIVYKVGSEVKNVKVGDEVVVHCAMWDPKDPWVLSGKDPMYAPSQIIWGYESNWGSFAQFCKVQDHQCLPRPQHLTWEASAAYMLVAATAYRMLHHWKPNDVKPGDVVLIWGGAGGLGAMAIQIVKAAGGIPIAVVSSDDKIEFCKNLGATGVINRNKFKHWGGLTSDINKPEAFVEWTKQAREFGKAIWDIAGKGKNPQIVFEHPGETTLPTSVFVCETGGMVVICAGTTGFNATADLRYLWMRQKRLQGSHFANDDNCRDLNQLVIDKKVDPVLAQTFTFDQTGECHQLMRENKHPAGNMSILVGAKTTGLGKK is encoded by the coding sequence ATGAGCAACGTAGAAATCGTACCAGTAGGGGAACTACCTCCTATTGGAGTCGTGCCAAAAAAAATGCACGCACAGGTCATTCGCCCGGAACGTTACGGCGAACCGAAAACTTCTTTCCAATCAGAAGTCATTGATGTTCCGGAGATCGGTCCCAACGAAGTTCTCGTAGCCACTATGGCTGCTGGGGTGAACTATAACAACGTTTGGGCGGCCTTAGGTTACCCTGTAGATGTCATTGCTGCACGGAATAAAAAGGGTGAACCTGAAAAATTCCACATCGGTGGATCTGATGCCTCTGGTATCGTGTACAAAGTTGGTTCTGAAGTTAAAAATGTAAAAGTGGGTGATGAAGTAGTAGTCCATTGTGCGATGTGGGATCCAAAAGATCCATGGGTTCTTTCTGGCAAAGATCCAATGTATGCACCTTCACAAATCATTTGGGGATATGAATCCAACTGGGGATCCTTTGCACAATTTTGTAAAGTACAAGACCACCAATGCCTTCCACGTCCTCAGCACCTAACATGGGAAGCTTCCGCAGCATATATGTTAGTTGCAGCAACTGCTTACAGAATGTTACACCACTGGAAACCAAATGATGTAAAACCTGGTGATGTCGTTTTAATTTGGGGTGGAGCTGGTGGACTTGGTGCCATGGCGATCCAAATTGTTAAAGCTGCTGGTGGAATTCCAATCGCTGTGGTTTCCTCAGATGATAAAATTGAATTCTGTAAAAACTTAGGTGCAACGGGTGTGATCAACCGTAACAAGTTCAAACACTGGGGTGGACTCACTTCTGATATCAACAAACCAGAAGCATTCGTTGAGTGGACAAAACAAGCTCGTGAGTTTGGTAAAGCGATTTGGGACATTGCAGGAAAAGGCAAAAACCCTCAAATCGTTTTTGAACACCCAGGTGAAACGACACTTCCAACTTCCGTATTTGTTTGTGAAACAGGAGGTATGGTTGTGATCTGCGCTGGAACCACAGGTTTTAATGCGACAGCTGACCTTCGTTATCTTTGGATGAGACAAAAACGTCTACAAGGTTCACACTTCGCTAACGACGACAACTGTCGTGACCTCAACCAATTGGTGATTGATAAAAAAGTGGATCCAGTTCTGGCACAAACGTTTACTTTCGATCAAACTGGTGAGTGCCACCAATTGATGCGCGAAAACAAACATCCAGCAGGAAACATGTCGATCCTCGTTGGTGCAAAAACGACAGGTTTGGGTAAGAAGTAA
- a CDS encoding LIC11086 family outer membrane transporter, producing the protein MKQIVIGFLLFIGSVGKLFSHHTGSSDSPNATARFVDPFTGKREKPTNYLVMTQDYYQSTRENSHLFTTTAFAELNFFDGRFALNASVPWNYYQQRGREDAARIGKTYLGFKYQPFFDLDKPYFFVIEGSVGFPSGPDTDRFTGGNYYTGTGFIKLGYLYEKWSFVTKIGGLNPLSRPQPSNLQDNDGIPFYLRKPSATPPEPEYEFKKTTLISAYVTYYLMPEISLFTGILYRNPYNGVDYSKEHDKANPSYFTEASGGFSWNFSEKYNMSLAYRYPLQRDREYRLYQSAWTFAFSMEWGSD; encoded by the coding sequence ATGAAACAGATTGTCATTGGATTCCTTTTGTTTATTGGTTCAGTTGGAAAATTGTTTTCACATCACACGGGTTCGTCGGATAGTCCCAATGCAACAGCAAGGTTTGTCGACCCATTCACTGGGAAACGAGAAAAACCAACTAACTATTTGGTGATGACACAAGATTATTACCAATCCACGAGAGAAAATAGCCATCTATTCACCACTACTGCCTTTGCTGAGTTGAATTTTTTTGATGGAAGGTTTGCTTTAAATGCATCGGTTCCTTGGAATTATTACCAACAAAGAGGAAGAGAAGATGCAGCAAGGATTGGGAAAACATATTTAGGTTTTAAATACCAACCGTTTTTTGATTTGGACAAACCGTACTTTTTTGTGATCGAAGGTTCTGTTGGATTTCCAAGTGGTCCCGATACGGATCGGTTCACGGGAGGGAATTATTATACTGGAACTGGATTTATCAAACTTGGATACCTGTATGAAAAATGGTCGTTTGTGACTAAGATCGGTGGACTGAATCCACTTTCGAGACCTCAACCAAGTAATTTACAAGACAACGATGGGATACCGTTTTATTTACGAAAACCTTCGGCCACTCCACCAGAACCTGAGTATGAATTTAAAAAAACGACTCTTATCTCCGCGTATGTGACCTATTATTTGATGCCAGAGATTTCTCTTTTCACTGGGATATTGTATCGGAATCCATATAACGGTGTGGATTATTCGAAAGAACATGACAAAGCCAATCCTTCCTATTTTACAGAAGCAAGTGGTGGGTTTTCTTGGAATTTTTCAGAAAAATATAATATGAGTTTAGCATACCGTTATCCATTACAGCGTGATCGAGAGTATAGACTCTACCAGTCTGCATGGACCTTTGCCTTCTCAATGGAGTGGGGAAGCGATTGA
- a CDS encoding MbnH family di-heme enzyme, whose product MKSKFLILCIVMSVFSHCNVLPFQKKESNDNMLLAAIGILATASDWVWDLPPGFPVPSVPSDNPMSRAKVELGRHLFNEKILSGDESMSCGSCHIQSLAFADGKDFPTGITNVAHPRNSQHLSNVAYLPRLTWSNPRMTSLEIQARAPMFGESPIELGLSSNVFLDKLRAKSIYQTLFRNAFGNADIAVSEQNVRFAIASFQRSLISGNSKYDQYAFRNNKSALNASEIRGMNLFNGEVAECFHCHGGFNFTDTSFHGGAKEEFFYHSNGIHDDAYYAGVPSNKRGLFDLTGIASDTGKFRAPSLRNIGVTYPYMHDGSFMCDNANNPNITSGKTKTDCARDALTKVVDHYRSGGQNHTVKDSTLIRAFTITNSQRDDMVNFLLALTDEEFLTNPKFASPF is encoded by the coding sequence ATGAAGTCTAAATTTTTAATTTTATGTATAGTGATGAGCGTTTTCTCGCATTGTAACGTATTGCCTTTTCAGAAAAAAGAATCCAACGACAATATGCTTTTGGCGGCCATTGGAATTTTGGCAACTGCCTCGGATTGGGTTTGGGACCTACCGCCTGGTTTTCCCGTACCAAGTGTACCTTCTGATAACCCGATGTCTCGTGCAAAGGTCGAACTGGGAAGGCATTTGTTTAATGAAAAAATACTTTCAGGTGATGAGAGTATGTCATGTGGAAGTTGCCATATCCAATCCCTAGCCTTTGCTGATGGAAAGGATTTTCCTACAGGGATTACCAATGTCGCTCATCCTAGAAATTCACAACATTTATCCAATGTTGCTTATCTGCCTCGATTGACTTGGAGTAACCCTCGGATGACGAGTTTAGAAATCCAAGCACGTGCACCTATGTTTGGTGAGTCTCCGATTGAACTTGGACTTTCTTCGAATGTGTTTTTGGATAAACTTAGAGCCAAATCAATTTACCAAACTTTATTTAGGAATGCTTTTGGAAATGCAGATATTGCTGTCAGTGAACAGAACGTACGATTTGCCATTGCGAGTTTCCAAAGATCGTTGATTTCAGGGAATTCTAAGTATGACCAATATGCATTTCGGAATAATAAATCAGCATTAAACGCATCTGAAATCAGGGGGATGAATCTTTTTAATGGAGAAGTGGCGGAGTGTTTCCATTGCCATGGAGGGTTTAATTTTACGGATACTTCCTTTCATGGTGGGGCAAAAGAGGAATTCTTTTACCATAGCAATGGAATCCATGATGATGCGTATTATGCGGGAGTACCTAGCAATAAACGAGGGTTATTCGACCTTACGGGAATTGCATCCGATACGGGAAAATTTCGTGCACCATCACTTCGTAATATAGGTGTTACGTATCCATACATGCATGATGGAAGTTTTATGTGTGATAATGCAAATAATCCCAACATTACCAGTGGTAAAACAAAAACAGATTGTGCAAGGGACGCATTGACCAAGGTAGTGGACCATTATCGTAGTGGAGGTCAAAACCATACTGTCAAAGATTCCACTTTGATTCGTGCCTTTACCATTACCAATTCCCAAAGAGATGATATGGTAAACTTCTTATTAGCACTGACTGATGAAGAGTTTTTGACGAACCCTAAATTTGCGAGCCCATTTTGA
- a CDS encoding MbnP family copper-binding protein, which produces MKLLKTILVSLFLFNFVSCDTNSNSDDNQTLALLALSMPQPVNLNFEATANGQTLVTGTNITADSRTVQFRDFRFYVSDVKLVRADGSTADVTLLADNVFQTNGIALVDLETTRTTETNTKVTGSVASGNYTGVQYTIGVPEALNHLESTNQKSPLNISSMYWSWTGGYKHANIEFTYDGTNWTSLHLGSTTCSGAPNYGNCAKKFRATVQLTGQFNAGNQKVSIDVDKLLNGHTYGAMGMCMPGDGSATCQPLIRAFGLNESNGSSDGTYTQRIFSLK; this is translated from the coding sequence ATGAAATTATTAAAAACAATTCTCGTCTCTCTCTTTCTTTTCAACTTCGTGTCTTGTGATACAAATTCGAATTCGGATGACAACCAAACTTTGGCATTACTCGCTTTATCAATGCCACAACCTGTAAACTTAAATTTTGAAGCAACCGCAAATGGGCAAACTTTGGTGACTGGTACAAACATCACTGCTGATAGTAGAACAGTTCAATTTCGGGATTTTCGATTTTATGTCTCTGATGTTAAATTGGTCCGTGCTGATGGCTCCACAGCCGATGTTACTCTTTTAGCAGACAATGTTTTCCAAACCAATGGAATTGCATTGGTTGATTTAGAAACAACTCGAACTACGGAAACCAATACAAAGGTAACGGGAAGTGTGGCGTCAGGGAATTACACAGGGGTACAGTATACAATCGGTGTACCTGAAGCCTTAAATCATTTAGAAAGTACAAACCAAAAGTCTCCATTGAATATTAGTAGTATGTATTGGTCATGGACAGGTGGTTATAAACATGCCAACATTGAATTTACTTATGATGGAACCAATTGGACAAGTTTACATTTGGGTTCTACTACTTGTAGTGGTGCTCCCAATTATGGGAATTGTGCAAAAAAATTCCGAGCTACAGTTCAATTGACAGGTCAATTCAATGCTGGGAATCAAAAAGTTTCAATTGATGTAGATAAGTTGTTAAACGGACATACATACGGTGCCATGGGTATGTGTATGCCTGGAGATGGTTCTGCAACATGCCAACCATTGATTCGAGCATTCGGATTGAATGAATCAAATGGTTCTTCCGATGGAACATATACTCAAAGAATTTTTAGTTTAAAGTAA
- a CDS encoding LIC_11090 family protein, which yields MVSIRWISGLLTLVLTTQFFFLGSGLLGYCLESNSKICKCNHGSKNEKHSSNEDQLFVEKQMDVITTSENGNHSHAKELALKPNCHDAKNGEAHLCSCEKKKKDAMSLRMHHQTMDRPNFTFGLTVPILFSYLVFESPSTLEDGKLPTLLRPPRNT from the coding sequence ATGGTCTCCATTCGTTGGATTTCTGGGCTTTTAACCTTAGTACTAACTACCCAATTTTTCTTTTTGGGGAGTGGTTTACTCGGGTATTGTTTGGAATCGAACTCCAAAATTTGTAAATGTAACCACGGATCAAAAAACGAAAAACACAGTAGTAATGAAGACCAACTTTTTGTTGAGAAACAAATGGATGTCATTACTACTTCGGAAAATGGGAACCACTCTCATGCAAAGGAATTGGCATTAAAACCAAATTGCCATGATGCAAAAAATGGCGAGGCACACCTTTGTTCTTGTGAAAAAAAGAAAAAAGATGCGATGTCTCTTCGTATGCACCACCAAACAATGGACAGACCAAATTTTACATTTGGACTAACGGTTCCAATTCTGTTTTCTTATCTAGTTTTTGAGTCTCCTTCCACTCTAGAGGATGGAAAATTACCTACCTTACTCCGACCACCACGTAATACCTAG
- a CDS encoding LB_289 family protein, translated as MKRTELERRERELRKAEKKKIQTGEKEAMSVGDYIDALFGMFRYDSDEIFNASDDENILELLENMKMEHPEKQWDVIIRKAVNKTKVEQKEKAYDALRNLAGISVATA; from the coding sequence ATGAAACGCACAGAACTGGAACGCAGAGAACGAGAACTGCGAAAAGCAGAAAAGAAAAAGATCCAAACTGGTGAGAAGGAAGCAATGAGTGTAGGTGACTACATTGATGCCCTTTTTGGAATGTTCCGTTACGATTCAGATGAAATTTTCAATGCATCCGATGATGAAAACATTTTGGAACTGCTAGAGAACATGAAAATGGAACACCCAGAGAAACAATGGGATGTGATCATTCGAAAAGCAGTGAATAAAACCAAAGTAGAACAAAAAGAAAAAGCATACGATGCCCTGCGAAATTTAGCAGGAATCTCAGTAGCAACTGCATAA
- a CDS encoding 7TM diverse intracellular signaling domain-containing protein, translating to MKQTLTFILLCLFHSVLWAQDSSCPKANVFPISTNQGKPTDLSHHLSFTSTESQTSNLTEVQSLFKSNLVTSANGVVPNFGNTSKQYWFCFILRNDLNHNKRTITFIKYPLLDQVQFFALRESGEINQNIQGRKFPFQNRDKDYRGFSFETELLPSETVTYYVGIKTDSSVSVPLMVAEEKHFDSYESLDILLQGMFFGIVCVMSLYNLFVYFMVRDKAYIFYVNYLIFAAILFQLSLQGLLPVLFFQNSPELVYNAHNFLYFLFLLSCFPMSITFMNLKENAPRLYIGFMSLSLIPMVCLLLLPFLPYRELNQFGDLLSSFLAFYALFVSYYVSFVKKFPPARYYFFGYFMLIIGGLSTVLKYMGFFPVNVFTENAFQAATAIEVLLMAFGLGDRISVVQKEKERIQLKAEINKQKLIAYGKELKLAQKLQESTLPQILPKFPGLSIKTGYFPASLVGGDFYDLTVYGKQQICGLIADVTGHGVPAAIEAAMLKIAYMQTLAFANKPGKVLESINQALAGNYKNQFLTASAIFIDLEQKVLKVANAGHPALYKFNENSKSIDVIRPKGKLIGFSKEGLYSDEVHSIQKGDKLLLFTDGIWDLWENGDSGEEALLDWLLQRKSESVESLYGGIDEHIRLRNKEGPADDDITFLLFEIT from the coding sequence ATGAAACAGACACTTACCTTCATTCTGTTATGTCTCTTTCATTCAGTACTTTGGGCACAAGATAGTTCCTGTCCTAAAGCAAACGTTTTTCCAATTTCGACAAACCAAGGAAAACCAACAGATCTATCGCACCACTTAAGTTTTACTTCCACCGAATCCCAAACCTCAAACCTAACGGAAGTTCAATCTTTATTCAAATCCAATCTTGTTACCTCCGCAAATGGTGTTGTTCCCAATTTCGGAAACACATCAAAACAATATTGGTTTTGTTTTATACTACGTAATGATTTAAATCACAACAAACGTACCATCACCTTTATCAAATACCCTCTTCTTGACCAGGTTCAATTTTTCGCCTTACGTGAATCAGGTGAAATTAACCAAAACATCCAAGGTCGTAAGTTTCCGTTTCAGAATCGTGACAAAGATTACCGAGGATTTAGCTTTGAAACTGAATTGTTACCAAGTGAAACAGTCACCTATTATGTAGGAATCAAAACAGATAGTTCTGTGTCGGTTCCACTTATGGTTGCAGAGGAAAAACATTTTGATTCCTACGAATCCTTGGATATCCTTCTGCAGGGAATGTTTTTTGGAATCGTATGTGTGATGAGTTTATATAACTTATTTGTCTATTTTATGGTAAGAGATAAGGCATATATTTTTTATGTAAACTATTTGATCTTTGCAGCCATTTTATTCCAACTTTCGCTTCAAGGTTTATTGCCGGTTTTATTTTTTCAGAATTCACCTGAATTAGTTTATAATGCTCATAATTTTTTATATTTTTTATTCTTACTTTCTTGTTTTCCAATGAGTATTACCTTCATGAATTTAAAGGAGAATGCTCCTCGGTTGTACATTGGATTTATGTCTTTGTCTCTCATTCCAATGGTATGTTTATTATTATTACCGTTTTTACCTTACCGTGAGCTAAACCAATTTGGTGATTTGTTATCTTCCTTCTTAGCGTTTTATGCCCTATTTGTATCTTATTATGTTTCGTTTGTAAAAAAATTTCCACCCGCGCGTTATTATTTTTTCGGTTACTTTATGTTAATCATTGGTGGACTGAGCACTGTATTAAAGTACATGGGATTTTTTCCAGTAAATGTTTTTACGGAAAATGCATTCCAAGCGGCAACTGCAATTGAAGTTTTACTTATGGCATTTGGACTTGGTGATAGGATTTCCGTTGTTCAAAAAGAAAAAGAAAGGATCCAATTAAAAGCTGAAATCAACAAACAAAAGTTAATCGCTTATGGCAAAGAGTTAAAACTCGCTCAAAAACTCCAAGAATCAACCTTACCACAAATTTTACCGAAATTCCCTGGCCTTTCGATCAAAACCGGTTATTTCCCAGCTTCACTGGTTGGTGGGGATTTTTATGACTTAACAGTCTATGGAAAACAACAAATCTGCGGTCTCATTGCTGATGTCACTGGTCATGGTGTTCCTGCAGCAATCGAAGCTGCCATGTTAAAAATTGCCTATATGCAAACTTTAGCATTTGCAAACAAACCTGGTAAAGTGTTAGAAAGTATCAACCAAGCGCTTGCCGGAAACTACAAAAACCAATTTTTGACTGCAAGTGCCATCTTTATCGATTTGGAACAAAAAGTCTTAAAAGTTGCCAATGCAGGTCACCCCGCCTTGTATAAGTTTAATGAAAATTCCAAGTCCATCGATGTCATTCGACCAAAAGGAAAACTCATCGGTTTTTCCAAAGAAGGATTGTATTCGGACGAGGTTCATTCCATCCAAAAAGGAGATAAGTTATTATTATTCACGGATGGGATTTGGGACCTTTGGGAAAATGGTGACTCAGGAGAAGAAGCTCTTCTAGATTGGTTACTGCAAAGAAAATCAGAATCCGTTGAATCTTTGTATGGTGGGATTGATGAACACATTCGCCTGCGAAACAAAGAAGGTCCCGCAGACGACGATATTACATTTCTTTTATTTGAAATTACTTAA
- a CDS encoding Na/Pi cotransporter family protein: protein MNWPLLIQVLGGLGVFIYGMKLLSESLQRVAGDRLRSFLSSMTRNRVSAVFSGLFITSTIQSSSATTVLVVGFVNAGLISLAQAIGVIMGANIGTTITAWIVSFLGFKFNIASFALPAIAAGVVLNFSRKESRSGWGTFLIGFGFLFLGLDYLKSSVPDSAKDPESFVFLQQFTNMGFNSILLFVLIGALLTIVIQSSSASTTITITLAFSGYIPIDAAYGMILGENIGTTITANLAAIPGNRNAKKAALAHTLFNVFGVVWALLFFKIFTGIVDDLIPGDPLTDKESTRFHISLFHTMFNITNTLILIWFVNTISKVVSAIVDGLASKTGKEKDSIRLLQAGTVKTTELAMVELVEFTKKIIRDTYDFLRLTEQILLQPYDAARIGQVLKKEEELDQVRTEVLTYLNQVQESGITGNYAKDVLGIMERVKAVEEMGDNFASIARKIRKSHRQKVSFDKNFANSVKDQMDLLKHHYDILLVNLEQSETFDILGNPQVRNQSREYRFQMIRSIKKNDSKVKKKKYQKKDNLLPALLYRDISRNLDNISRLLNAAIYADV, encoded by the coding sequence ATGAATTGGCCGTTACTCATTCAAGTTTTAGGTGGGCTCGGGGTTTTCATCTATGGGATGAAATTACTCAGTGAGTCCTTACAACGTGTGGCAGGAGATAGGCTTCGATCCTTTCTTTCTTCCATGACACGAAATCGTGTGTCTGCTGTTTTCAGCGGATTATTCATTACCTCAACCATTCAATCGAGTTCAGCGACCACTGTGCTTGTTGTTGGTTTTGTCAATGCCGGTTTGATTTCTCTGGCACAAGCCATCGGTGTCATCATGGGAGCCAATATTGGTACTACGATCACAGCATGGATTGTTTCCTTTTTGGGATTCAAATTTAACATTGCTTCCTTCGCTTTACCAGCGATTGCCGCAGGAGTTGTGCTAAACTTCTCAAGAAAAGAAAGTCGATCGGGTTGGGGAACGTTCCTCATCGGATTTGGTTTTTTGTTTTTGGGATTGGACTACTTGAAGTCTTCGGTACCTGATAGTGCAAAAGACCCAGAAAGTTTTGTTTTCTTACAACAATTCACAAACATGGGATTTAATTCGATCTTGTTGTTTGTTTTGATTGGAGCCTTGCTAACAATTGTTATCCAATCTTCTTCTGCATCTACAACCATCACCATTACTCTCGCATTTTCTGGTTATATCCCAATTGATGCAGCTTATGGTATGATTCTTGGTGAAAACATCGGAACAACTATCACCGCCAATTTAGCGGCCATTCCAGGGAATCGAAATGCAAAAAAAGCAGCTTTAGCACATACATTATTCAATGTGTTTGGTGTGGTATGGGCTCTGCTTTTCTTTAAAATTTTCACAGGGATTGTTGATGATTTGATTCCTGGTGATCCACTCACGGATAAAGAATCTACAAGATTCCATATTTCTTTATTCCATACGATGTTTAACATCACTAACACTCTCATTCTCATTTGGTTTGTGAACACCATTTCCAAAGTGGTGAGTGCGATTGTAGATGGTCTTGCATCCAAAACTGGAAAAGAGAAAGATTCCATTCGATTGTTGCAAGCTGGAACTGTGAAAACAACAGAACTTGCAATGGTGGAACTCGTAGAATTTACGAAAAAAATCATACGTGATACCTATGATTTCCTCCGATTGACCGAACAAATTTTACTCCAACCGTATGATGCCGCAAGGATTGGACAAGTTCTCAAAAAAGAAGAAGAACTCGATCAAGTGAGAACGGAAGTGTTAACGTACTTGAACCAAGTCCAAGAATCAGGGATCACTGGTAACTACGCAAAAGATGTACTAGGGATTATGGAAAGAGTAAAAGCTGTGGAAGAGATGGGAGATAATTTTGCATCAATCGCAAGAAAAATCCGTAAATCACACAGACAAAAAGTTTCTTTCGACAAAAACTTTGCAAACTCTGTAAAAGACCAAATGGACTTACTCAAACACCATTACGACATCTTACTTGTGAACTTGGAACAAAGTGAAACATTTGATATCCTTGGGAATCCACAAGTGCGTAACCAAAGTCGTGAGTATCGTTTCCAAATGATACGATCCATCAAAAAGAATGATTCAAAAGTGAAGAAGAAAAAGTACCAGAAAAAAGACAATCTGTTGCCTGCACTTCTTTACCGAGATATTTCCAGAAACTTAGATAATATTTCAAGGTTACTCAATGCAGCCATTTATGCGGACGTTTAG
- a CDS encoding FKBP-type peptidyl-prolyl cis-trans isomerase, which produces MNMSKTISKGMVVGFSYHLKNAQGETLDQSDEPLLYLHGWQNIIPGLEKELEGLVNGDSKNVTVPPEEGYGTYNEALIFQVPKTELPPEAELEVGMEFQTDTPEGRMILYLQEVRDAEVILNGNHPLAGETLHFDVTIKSIREATEEEKQHGHVHGPGGHHHH; this is translated from the coding sequence ATCAATATGTCAAAAACGATCAGCAAAGGAATGGTTGTAGGATTTTCCTATCACCTAAAGAACGCCCAGGGAGAAACTCTGGACCAATCAGATGAACCGCTATTATACCTCCACGGCTGGCAAAATATCATCCCTGGACTGGAAAAAGAACTAGAAGGTCTTGTGAATGGTGATTCAAAAAATGTCACTGTACCACCTGAAGAAGGTTATGGGACATATAACGAAGCACTCATTTTCCAAGTTCCGAAAACAGAACTTCCACCTGAAGCGGAATTAGAAGTGGGTATGGAATTCCAAACAGATACACCTGAAGGTAGAATGATTCTATATCTCCAAGAAGTAAGAGATGCAGAAGTGATATTGAACGGTAATCATCCGTTAGCTGGTGAAACCCTTCATTTTGATGTCACCATCAAATCCATTCGCGAAGCAACTGAAGAAGAAAAACAACACGGACACGTACATGGCCCAGGTGGACACCACCACCACTAA